In one Vicinamibacterales bacterium genomic region, the following are encoded:
- a CDS encoding molybdopterin cofactor-binding domain-containing protein — protein sequence FEVGDVEEGFKKADLILDETLYSQSTGHQPLETRTAMAYWQGGKLFLHGSTQSVAQTVPNIARMTGLKPEEVVLISEFTGGGFGSKIPGSQSMAIPALMSKKLNGVPCMMRITREEEHYIGRARAGLFGRARIGFRKDGRIVAMDFYTVQDNGPYNPQGDFRSAGAMASLNFQPETFRWRGISVLTNTPPRTSQRSPGGMQMNALLDPIMAQAARKLGVDHVELLKINAPAGKAPYGPPNPQTKKQSYVTQANVREALDQGAQLFGWAEKKAALSASNRRGTKVRGIGVAVGPYTAGSIGFDGLAIVRPDGKVEVHSGIGNLGTESVIDCQRVYAEVLDTPWEQFEVVWGNTSKGLPWSCVSAGSQTVHAMTRAAHAAATDLKAKLQEVAAKMRGGSPASYRVSNGRVGPLSFAEVAKKAVELGGKYDGHEGPEDINVFTKNALKVVAGQGLVGVAKDNYTRDGNTHSFVAGFAEVEVDVETGAWRIVEYTAVGDVGTILHPRNLFGQTFGGSMLGMGHTISQKWVYDKQYGVALARRFHHNKPPSIMDIPATVKIDATNIPDPETPVGARGIGEPPVGAGCGAVAAALVNALGDEAFRRYPMTPDLLLTSIESKTWQHSALVAHI from the coding sequence TCTTCGAGGTCGGCGACGTGGAGGAAGGCTTCAAGAAGGCCGATCTCATCCTGGACGAGACGCTCTACTCGCAGTCCACGGGCCACCAGCCGCTCGAGACGCGCACCGCCATGGCTTACTGGCAGGGCGGGAAGCTGTTCCTGCACGGGTCCACGCAGAGCGTCGCCCAGACCGTGCCGAACATCGCGCGCATGACGGGCCTGAAGCCGGAAGAGGTCGTGCTCATCAGCGAGTTCACGGGCGGCGGCTTCGGCAGCAAGATCCCGGGCAGCCAGAGCATGGCCATCCCGGCGCTGATGTCCAAGAAGCTCAACGGCGTGCCGTGCATGATGCGGATCACGCGCGAGGAAGAGCACTACATCGGGCGGGCCCGCGCGGGCCTGTTCGGCCGCGCCAGGATCGGCTTCCGCAAGGACGGCCGCATCGTGGCGATGGACTTCTACACCGTGCAGGACAACGGCCCCTACAACCCGCAGGGCGACTTCCGCTCCGCCGGGGCGATGGCGTCGCTCAACTTCCAGCCGGAGACGTTCCGCTGGCGCGGGATCTCGGTGCTCACCAACACGCCGCCGCGCACGTCGCAGCGGTCGCCGGGCGGCATGCAGATGAACGCCCTGCTGGACCCGATCATGGCCCAGGCCGCGCGCAAGCTCGGCGTGGACCACGTGGAGCTCCTGAAGATCAACGCCCCGGCGGGCAAGGCGCCCTACGGGCCGCCCAATCCGCAGACCAAGAAGCAGTCCTACGTCACGCAGGCCAACGTCCGCGAGGCCCTCGACCAGGGCGCGCAGCTGTTCGGCTGGGCGGAGAAGAAGGCCGCGCTCTCGGCGAGCAACCGCCGGGGGACGAAGGTGCGCGGCATCGGCGTCGCCGTCGGCCCCTACACCGCGGGCTCGATCGGCTTCGACGGCCTGGCGATCGTGCGGCCCGATGGCAAGGTCGAAGTGCACTCGGGCATCGGCAACCTCGGCACCGAGTCGGTCATCGACTGCCAGCGTGTCTATGCCGAGGTGCTCGACACGCCGTGGGAGCAGTTCGAGGTGGTCTGGGGCAACACGAGCAAGGGCCTGCCCTGGTCGTGCGTGTCGGCCGGCAGCCAGACCGTCCACGCCATGACCCGCGCGGCGCACGCCGCGGCCACGGACCTCAAGGCCAAGCTGCAGGAGGTCGCCGCGAAGATGCGCGGCGGGTCGCCGGCCAGCTACCGCGTCTCGAACGGACGTGTCGGGCCGCTCTCGTTCGCCGAGGTGGCGAAGAAGGCCGTCGAGCTCGGCGGCAAGTACGACGGGCACGAGGGCCCCGAGGACATCAACGTGTTCACGAAGAACGCGCTGAAGGTCGTCGCCGGCCAGGGGCTGGTCGGCGTGGCCAAGGACAACTACACGCGCGACGGCAACACCCACTCGTTCGTGGCGGGCTTCGCCGAGGTCGAGGTGGACGTGGAGACTGGCGCGTGGCGCATCGTGGAGTACACGGCCGTCGGCGACGTGGGCACGATCCTGCACCCGCGCAACCTCTTCGGCCAGACCTTCGGCGGCTCGATGCTCGGGATGGGCCACACGATCTCGCAGAAGTGGGTCTACGACAAGCAGTACGGCGTGGCGCTGGCGCGCCGCTTCCACCACAACAAGCCGCCGTCCATCATGGACATCCCGGCCACCGTCAAGATCGACGCCACCAACATCCCGGATCCCGAGACGCCGGTCGGCGCCCGGGGCATCGGTGAACCGCCGGTGGGCGCGGGCTGCGGGGCGGTCGCCGCGGCCCTCGTCAACGCCCTCGGCGACGAGGCGTTCCGCCGCTACCCGATGACGCCAGATCTGCTGCTGACGTCGATCGAATCCAAGACCTGGCAGCACAGCGCGCTCGTGGCGCACATCTAA
- a CDS encoding xanthine dehydrogenase family protein subunit M, giving the protein MAVIHDMMSAFELFQPASVDDALGLLDRYGADAWVMAGGLDSFDWLKDRIRKPRYVVDLGGIEALRGVKASGDGVEIGAMTTLTEVVRDPMVREKFGILAHGAEAAASPQIRNQGTIGGNVSQDARCWYYRAGWSCYRAGGNICYADTPTAVNREHAIFGADRCVAVNPSDTAPALIALDAKMVIRSSGGERVVDAQDYFVGPGTDITRLTALQPGDLLVAIRIPGTWAGKEFYTEKVADRKVWDFPLMNVASAMMLSGNTIERARIVVNAVAARPMRLEAVEAFVAGKPRNEETANAAGDLAVQGAVPLNHNAYKIPLMRNLVKRAVRGGDNGWASTS; this is encoded by the coding sequence ATGGCTGTGATTCACGACATGATGTCGGCCTTCGAGCTGTTCCAGCCGGCCAGCGTGGACGACGCCCTGGGCCTGCTCGACCGCTACGGCGCCGACGCCTGGGTGATGGCCGGGGGGCTCGACAGCTTCGACTGGCTGAAGGACCGCATCCGCAAGCCGCGCTACGTGGTCGACCTGGGCGGCATCGAGGCACTGCGGGGCGTGAAGGCCTCGGGCGACGGCGTCGAGATCGGGGCGATGACGACCCTGACCGAGGTGGTCCGCGACCCGATGGTGCGCGAGAAGTTCGGCATCCTGGCGCACGGCGCCGAAGCCGCGGCCTCGCCGCAGATCCGCAACCAGGGCACCATCGGCGGCAACGTGTCGCAGGACGCGCGCTGCTGGTACTACCGCGCGGGCTGGTCCTGCTACCGCGCCGGCGGGAACATCTGCTACGCGGACACGCCGACGGCCGTCAACCGCGAGCACGCGATCTTCGGCGCCGACCGCTGCGTGGCCGTGAACCCGTCGGACACGGCGCCCGCCCTCATCGCGCTGGACGCGAAGATGGTCATCCGGTCCAGCGGCGGCGAGCGCGTCGTGGACGCGCAGGACTACTTCGTCGGCCCGGGCACCGACATCACCCGCCTCACGGCGCTGCAGCCTGGCGACCTCCTGGTCGCCATCCGCATCCCGGGCACCTGGGCGGGCAAGGAGTTCTACACGGAGAAGGTCGCCGACCGGAAGGTGTGGGACTTCCCGCTCATGAACGTCGCTTCGGCGATGATGCTCTCGGGCAACACCATCGAACGCGCCCGGATCGTCGTCAACGCCGTGGCGGCCCGGCCGATGCGGCTGGAGGCCGTCGAGGCCTTCGTGGCGGGCAAGCCCCGTAACGAGGAGACGGCGAATGCGGCGGGCGACCTGGCGGTCCAGGGCGCGGTGCCGCTCAACCACAACGCCTACAAGATCCCGCTGATGCGCAACCTCGTGAAGCGCGCCGTTCGCGGAGGAGACAACGGATGGGCATCGACTTCCTGA
- a CDS encoding cytochrome b/b6 domain-containing protein, whose translation MGIDFLTRGISPWGQSVFTHISWDLLWVSFFAAVVFLGAHAVYMLLSARTKRPAAEVDALEAKLPGLPAKIQRHSGPARMFHWVMAAAMFTLLFTSFLPIVGVKFAWVQWHWIAGVVLTASILFHVVHATFFMDFWSIWVGPKDIPELKSEIMRELGKEVSGPKAAKYPLGNRLYHLALVVTGLLATGTGLFMMKKVQTPFYTRDPYILSDIAWGWMYVGHGVAGVALVGLTMAHVYMAIRPENFWITRSMLFGSITRREYLQHHDPARWPVPGSAPVGGRPSE comes from the coding sequence ATGGGCATCGACTTCCTGACCCGGGGCATCAGCCCCTGGGGCCAATCGGTCTTCACACACATCTCGTGGGACCTGCTCTGGGTGTCGTTCTTCGCGGCCGTGGTGTTCCTCGGCGCGCACGCGGTCTACATGCTGCTGTCGGCCCGCACCAAGCGGCCGGCGGCCGAGGTGGACGCGCTCGAGGCGAAGCTCCCAGGCCTCCCGGCGAAGATCCAGCGGCACAGCGGCCCCGCCCGCATGTTCCACTGGGTGATGGCGGCGGCGATGTTCACGCTGCTCTTCACGTCCTTCCTGCCGATCGTGGGCGTGAAGTTCGCGTGGGTGCAGTGGCACTGGATCGCCGGCGTGGTCCTCACGGCCTCGATCCTGTTCCACGTCGTGCACGCCACCTTCTTCATGGACTTCTGGTCGATCTGGGTCGGCCCGAAGGACATCCCGGAGCTGAAGTCCGAGATCATGCGCGAGCTCGGCAAGGAGGTCAGCGGTCCGAAGGCGGCGAAGTATCCGCTCGGGAACCGGCTGTACCACCTCGCGCTCGTCGTGACCGGCCTGCTCGCCACGGGGACGGGCCTTTTCATGATGAAGAAGGTGCAGACGCCCTTCTACACGCGCGACCCCTACATCCTGAGTGACATCGCCTGGGGCTGGATGTACGTGGGCCACGGCGTGGCGGGCGTCGCCCTGGTGGGCCTCACCATGGCGCACGTCTACATGGCCATCCGGCCCGAGAACTTCTGGATCACGCGCTCGATGCTGTTCGGATCGATCACGCGCCGGGAGTATCTCCAGCACCACGATCCGGCCCGCTGGCCCGTGCCGGGCTCCGCGCCGGTCGGCGGCCGTCCGTCCGAGTAG
- a CDS encoding proprotein convertase P-domain-containing protein, with translation MTATLIAPDGTSHVVFGRRGATTATGKGAGSDLAGPYEFSDQATLDFWAAVGSPVPAGHYRTVEAGGAGATGAQTLMNPVFANRGGNGTWTLRFVDGWQGDTGTVSAASLTLTPVPFTSATPSTLGAIPDGPSNTCMTNGPPRIVEFPVSGKVGPVVSVAVSASLTHAFVGDVTATLVAPNGTTSHVLFGYTGATFQGSFGDDSDLSGIYTFLDASLGNWWTAAAAVSSVTPIPSGELPHARRSGIRRDRRIDLDEPGVRGHRAQRHMAPATDGRLQ, from the coding sequence GTGACGGCCACGCTGATTGCGCCGGATGGCACGTCGCACGTCGTGTTCGGGCGGCGCGGCGCGACGACGGCCACTGGGAAGGGCGCGGGATCGGACCTGGCCGGTCCCTATGAATTCAGCGATCAGGCCACCCTGGACTTCTGGGCCGCGGTCGGGTCGCCGGTGCCGGCCGGGCACTACCGCACCGTGGAAGCCGGAGGCGCCGGCGCGACGGGCGCGCAGACGCTGATGAATCCGGTGTTCGCGAACCGCGGCGGCAACGGCACGTGGACGCTCCGGTTCGTCGATGGCTGGCAGGGCGACACGGGGACGGTGTCCGCGGCCTCGCTCACGCTGACCCCCGTGCCGTTCACCTCGGCCACGCCCTCCACCCTCGGCGCGATTCCCGATGGTCCGAGCAACACTTGCATGACCAACGGGCCGCCACGCATCGTCGAGTTCCCGGTCTCCGGCAAGGTCGGCCCGGTCGTGTCGGTGGCCGTGAGCGCGTCGCTGACGCACGCGTTCGTGGGCGACGTCACGGCCACGTTGGTCGCTCCGAACGGGACGACCTCCCATGTCCTGTTCGGATACACGGGCGCCACCTTCCAGGGGAGTTTCGGAGACGACTCGGACCTCTCTGGCATCTACACGTTCCTCGACGCCTCCCTGGGCAACTGGTGGACCGCCGCCGCGGCCGTCAGCTCGGTGACGCCGATCCCGTCGGGGGAGCTACCGCACGCTCGCAGATCGGGGATTCGGCGCGACCGGCGCATTGACCTCGATGAACCCGGTGTTCGCGGGCACCGAGCCCAACGGCACATGGCTCCTGCGACTGACGGACGGCTGCAATAG
- a CDS encoding HD domain-containing phosphohydrolase has protein sequence MDVIAGLSRALDITEGHPKGHAVRSCLIGMRLGQRMGLDEAARSDLFHALLLKDAGCSSNAARVHQLFGGDDHPAKRAVWLTDWRRWPEKIRYGLEYAGRGERWWPRLRRLASLAAAGPRAERELFAIRCDRGAAIALDVGLSATAAAAIRWMDEHWDGGGQPDGLRGDGIPIHAQIIGIAQVLEIFWQEGGVEAARRVARQRRRRWFSPALADLAASLCDDAHFWRHLGGAEPLRLLHDAAPAPALVVADAARLDRVVEAFAGVIDAKSPYTHDHSRRVAEYAVAAAAHLGFTSDRLVRLRRAALLHDIGKLGVSNAVLDKPGTLTAAEWQAMRAHTGFTLEILEAVPVFAELAEDAAAHHERLDGRGYHRGLPGAALSPSARVLAVADVTDALLSDRPYRAGLAKERVIEMLLKDAAGGALCAQSVAAMVAVLRA, from the coding sequence ATGGACGTCATCGCCGGCCTGTCGCGGGCCCTCGACATCACCGAGGGGCACCCGAAGGGCCACGCGGTGCGATCGTGCCTGATCGGCATGCGCCTGGGACAGCGGATGGGCCTCGACGAGGCCGCCCGATCGGACCTGTTCCACGCGCTCCTGCTGAAGGATGCCGGGTGTTCCAGCAACGCGGCGCGGGTCCACCAGCTCTTCGGCGGCGACGACCATCCGGCCAAGCGGGCGGTGTGGCTGACGGACTGGCGGCGGTGGCCGGAGAAGATTCGCTACGGCCTTGAGTACGCCGGCAGGGGCGAACGGTGGTGGCCCCGGCTGCGCCGCCTCGCGTCGCTCGCCGCGGCCGGTCCGCGGGCCGAGCGCGAGCTCTTCGCCATCCGCTGCGATCGCGGCGCGGCCATCGCCCTCGACGTGGGCCTGTCGGCCACCGCGGCGGCGGCCATCCGCTGGATGGACGAGCACTGGGACGGCGGCGGGCAGCCGGACGGCCTGCGCGGCGACGGCATCCCCATCCACGCCCAGATCATCGGCATCGCGCAGGTGCTGGAGATCTTCTGGCAGGAAGGGGGCGTCGAGGCGGCGCGGCGTGTCGCCCGGCAGCGGCGGCGGCGCTGGTTCTCGCCGGCCCTCGCGGATCTCGCGGCGTCCCTCTGCGACGACGCCCACTTCTGGCGCCATCTCGGGGGCGCCGAGCCACTCCGGCTCCTGCACGACGCTGCGCCCGCCCCGGCGCTCGTCGTGGCCGACGCCGCGCGCCTCGATCGCGTGGTCGAGGCGTTCGCCGGCGTCATCGACGCCAAGTCCCCCTACACGCACGACCACTCGCGCCGTGTGGCGGAGTACGCCGTGGCCGCCGCCGCCCACCTCGGCTTCACGTCCGACCGTCTCGTCCGCTTGCGGCGGGCGGCGCTGCTGCACGACATCGGCAAGCTCGGCGTGTCCAACGCCGTCCTCGACAAGCCGGGCACGCTGACGGCGGCGGAGTGGCAGGCGATGCGGGCGCACACGGGCTTCACGCTCGAGATCCTCGAGGCCGTGCCCGTCTTCGCGGAACTGGCCGAGGACGCCGCCGCGCACCACGAGCGGCTCGACGGCCGCGGCTACCATCGCGGCCTCCCCGGCGCGGCGCTCAGCCCTTCGGCGCGGGTCCTGGCCGTGGCCGACGTGACCGACGCGCTCCTCTCGGATCGTCCGTACCGCGCCGGGCTCGCGAAGGAGCGCGTGATCGAGATGCTCCTGAAGGACGCCGCCGGCGGGGCGCTCTGTGCGCAGAGCGTGGCGGCCATGGTGGCCGTGCTGCGGGCCTGA
- a CDS encoding 6-carboxytetrahydropterin synthase: MEKIIVHAKFHTGHRQLGYPGECRFVHGHTWRGTVAISTEAFPRDDLDMSLDFGRIKKVMRDLDHKILVVESDATFMNPALFEPEGIVVMKGKGPSVENVAHYVYDHVVDLIRRQYPDRGLAYRVEVTIQETENNFFVVEKVATV, translated from the coding sequence ATGGAAAAGATCATCGTTCACGCCAAGTTCCATACCGGCCACCGGCAGCTTGGCTACCCGGGCGAGTGCCGGTTCGTCCACGGCCACACGTGGCGGGGCACCGTCGCGATCTCGACCGAGGCGTTCCCCCGCGACGATCTCGACATGTCGCTGGACTTCGGTCGCATCAAGAAGGTGATGCGCGACCTGGACCACAAGATCCTCGTCGTCGAATCGGATGCCACGTTCATGAACCCGGCGCTGTTCGAGCCGGAAGGCATCGTCGTGATGAAGGGGAAGGGGCCGAGCGTCGAGAACGTGGCCCACTACGTGTACGACCACGTCGTGGATCTCATCCGCCGGCAGTACCCGGATCGCGGCCTCGCGTACCGGGTCGAGGTGACGATCCAGGAGACCGAGAACAACTTCTTCGTCGTCGAGAAGGTCGCGACCGTCTAG